One Bradyrhizobium sp. ISRA464 genomic window carries:
- a CDS encoding response regulator, with amino-acid sequence MPNPPVISIIDDDGSVRAAIYNLVRSFGYMVHTFASAEEFLRSPHLNDTSCVITDVRMPAMSGLDLQDHLLANGQRFPFIFVTAFSIESDRVRALRAGAICFLIKPFDGEALIRCLDTALAQVGAPAIE; translated from the coding sequence TTGCCCAACCCGCCGGTAATATCAATCATCGACGATGATGGGTCGGTTCGCGCCGCGATCTACAATCTCGTCAGGTCGTTTGGCTACATGGTCCATACATTCGCGTCGGCTGAGGAATTCCTGCGTTCGCCTCACCTTAACGACACATCGTGCGTGATCACGGATGTCAGAATGCCGGCCATGAGCGGCCTCGATCTGCAGGATCACCTGCTTGCCAACGGGCAGCGCTTTCCGTTCATTTTCGTCACGGCTTTCTCGATCGAAAGCGATCGCGTCCGCGCTCTGAGGGCGGGAGCGATCTGCTTTCTGATCAAGCCGTTCGACGGGGAAGCTCTGATCAGATGCCTCGATACCGCCCTCGCCCAAGTCGGCGCGCCCGCGATCGAATGA
- a CDS encoding response regulator transcription factor: MVIRRPTPPPTLASAEDPIVFVVDDDASVREALRNLFRSVGLRAEVFASAHEFLQSKLPNVASCLILDIRMPRLSGLDFQAELVKADIHIPIIFMTGHGDIPMTVRAMKAGAIDFLTKPFRDQDMLDAVTTAIERDRSRRDEAKVLSDLRVAFANLTPRERQVMALVTAGLMNKQIAAEIGVAEITVKIHRGHIMRKMAAKSLPDLVRMAQMLGIGPASSKPQT; the protein is encoded by the coding sequence ATGGTGATCAGGCGCCCGACACCGCCGCCCACCCTCGCAAGCGCCGAGGACCCGATCGTCTTCGTCGTCGATGACGACGCATCGGTGCGTGAAGCACTGAGAAATCTCTTCCGGTCGGTCGGCTTGAGGGCCGAGGTGTTCGCCTCGGCGCACGAATTCCTGCAGAGCAAGCTTCCGAACGTCGCCAGTTGCCTGATCCTTGACATCCGGATGCCCCGCCTGAGTGGCCTGGACTTCCAGGCCGAGCTGGTGAAGGCCGACATTCACATTCCGATCATCTTCATGACGGGTCATGGCGATATACCGATGACGGTCAGGGCGATGAAGGCCGGGGCTATCGACTTCCTGACCAAGCCGTTCCGCGATCAGGACATGCTGGATGCGGTCACGACGGCGATCGAGCGCGACAGAAGCCGCCGCGATGAGGCAAAGGTCCTATCAGACCTGCGTGTTGCGTTCGCCAACCTGACTCCTCGCGAGCGGCAGGTGATGGCTCTCGTCACGGCGGGGCTCATGAACAAGCAGATCGCGGCCGAAATCGGGGTGGCCGAGATCACCGTGAAGATACACCGCGGGCACATCATGCGGAAAATGGCGGCGAAGTCGTTGCCGGACCTAGTGCGGATGGCGCAAATGCTCGGGATCGGGCCCGCATCCAGCAAGCCGCAAACCTAA
- a CDS encoding PAS domain S-box protein, with amino-acid sequence MANCFVLPMMRNPKMKWPAEQWLLGCMVLALGTAACIWLVLGPSPATPAYLIAVVLLVAALGAALIVMRLVGSRQRQMEDVLHGQAKGEEHAIEALRNSEAQWKEVFEHNPVMYFMVDATGTVLSVNTFGAAQLGYSVDELLGQSVLRVFAPEDRDMVQSNVAACLDKIGQTHSWEIRKVRKDGSRLWVRENAKAVRRLDDQLIVLIACEDITERKQAENALRQSEMYLAEAQRLSHTGNFSWHVESGEIIWSEETFRIFEFDKAPSIKLDTVLQRIHPDDRTRVRRTIECASRDGEDFEHGYRLLMPDGSIKHVHARAHAVTDASGETEFIGAVTDVTARKQAEADLQEMQANLAHVTRVTALGELAASIAHEVNQPLAAVVANAAACLRWLDRPSPDLDEARGAVKSIIKDGNRAGDVLQRVRALVNKTTGQKTPLDVNDVINEVISLVQHELASHRVLLRLELAPALPLVLADRIQLQQVILNLVINGIEAMQPVTDRPRELTIRTDHDEARQILVTVRDSGVGVAGEDAGRLFDAFFTTKSGGMGMGLSICRSIVAAHGGRLSAAGNVGPGATFQFTLPLHQGNHAW; translated from the coding sequence ATGGCCAATTGCTTCGTGCTGCCGATGATGCGCAATCCGAAAATGAAGTGGCCGGCCGAACAATGGCTGCTCGGCTGCATGGTGCTGGCGCTCGGGACGGCGGCGTGCATTTGGCTGGTGCTTGGTCCGTCGCCGGCGACCCCCGCATATCTGATTGCCGTCGTGCTGCTCGTCGCCGCGCTTGGCGCTGCATTGATCGTGATGCGCCTGGTGGGCTCCCGCCAAAGGCAGATGGAGGATGTGCTGCACGGCCAGGCGAAGGGCGAGGAGCACGCGATCGAGGCGCTGCGCAACAGCGAGGCACAATGGAAGGAGGTGTTCGAGCACAACCCGGTCATGTACTTCATGGTCGATGCAACGGGCACCGTTCTGTCCGTCAACACGTTCGGCGCGGCACAACTGGGCTACTCCGTCGACGAATTGCTCGGGCAATCCGTGCTAAGGGTCTTTGCCCCCGAAGATCGGGACATGGTCCAGAGCAACGTGGCAGCATGCCTCGACAAGATCGGCCAAACCCACAGCTGGGAGATCCGGAAGGTCCGCAAGGACGGGTCCCGGCTTTGGGTTCGTGAAAACGCCAAGGCCGTGCGGCGGCTGGACGATCAATTGATCGTCCTGATTGCATGCGAGGACATCACTGAGCGCAAGCAGGCCGAAAACGCGCTGCGGCAGAGTGAAATGTATCTGGCCGAGGCTCAGCGATTGAGCCACACGGGCAACTTTAGCTGGCACGTTGAGAGTGGTGAGATCATCTGGTCGGAAGAGACCTTCAGAATATTCGAATTCGACAAGGCTCCTTCCATCAAGCTCGACACGGTGCTTCAACGCATCCATCCGGATGATCGCACGCGCGTGCGACGGACCATCGAGTGCGCGTCCCGCGACGGCGAGGACTTCGAGCACGGATACCGATTGCTGATGCCCGACGGGTCGATCAAACATGTCCACGCCAGGGCGCATGCGGTGACGGATGCTTCGGGCGAGACTGAATTCATCGGCGCGGTGACGGACGTGACGGCCCGCAAGCAAGCCGAGGCGGACTTGCAGGAGATGCAGGCTAACCTCGCGCATGTCACTCGCGTGACGGCGCTCGGGGAGCTCGCTGCGTCGATCGCCCATGAAGTGAACCAGCCGCTCGCCGCCGTCGTCGCCAACGCCGCGGCATGTCTGCGCTGGCTCGACCGGCCCAGCCCCGATCTGGATGAAGCGCGCGGAGCGGTGAAGTCTATCATCAAAGACGGCAATCGGGCGGGCGATGTCCTCCAGCGTGTCCGCGCCCTGGTGAACAAGACGACCGGTCAGAAGACACCGCTCGACGTCAATGACGTCATCAACGAGGTGATCAGCCTGGTGCAACACGAACTGGCGAGCCACCGGGTGTTGCTGCGGCTGGAACTTGCTCCCGCTCTCCCGCTGGTCCTCGCCGACCGCATCCAGCTGCAGCAAGTCATCCTCAACTTGGTCATCAACGGCATCGAAGCGATGCAGCCGGTCACGGACCGGCCGCGGGAACTTACGATCCGCACAGACCATGACGAAGCCCGGCAAATCCTGGTTACGGTCAGGGACTCCGGCGTCGGCGTCGCCGGCGAAGACGCCGGCCGGCTGTTCGACGCCTTCTTCACCACCAAATCGGGCGGCATGGGAATGGGGCTGTCGATCTGCCGCTCGATCGTCGCCGCTCACGGCGGGCGCCTCTCTGCGGCCGGCAACGTCGGCCCTGGTGCGACATTCCAGTTCACCCTGCCGTTGCATCAAGGGAATCACGCATGGTGA
- a CDS encoding [protein-PII] uridylyltransferase, translating into MDSVVAEVRPAADDRFETARITATVNALAEKHAGREDQFRAAMAQLLKAELLAARATAQALLLKDRHGRRCAERLCFVQDEIIRILYEAATKHLYPSPIPSGAERMAVVATGGYGRGLMAPESDIDLLFILPYKQTAWGEQVAEAILYCLWDMGLKVGHATRSVDESIRQARGDMTIRTAILETRFLTGDQPLYGELVERFDKEVVQGTASEFVTAKLAEREERHRRAGQSRYLVEPNVKDGKGGLRDLHTLFWIAKYVYRVRETDELLERGVFDAQEYRTFRRCADFLWSVRCNLHFFAGRAEERLSFDMQREIAVRLGYTSHPGMQDVERFMKHYFLIAKDVGDLTAILCAKLEEEHNKPAPVLSRMVARFRPGAKRRRVTGSDDFIVDNNRINLAAPDVFKHDPVNLIRIFRLAQQNDLAFHPDAMRTVTRSLKLVNTELREDPEANRLFMEILTSDNAEIVLRRMNETGVLGQFIRAFGKIVSMMQFNMYHHYTVDEHLIRCIGFLQEIERGGNEEFTVASDLFRKIRPEHRPVIYIATLLHDIAKGRPEDHSIAGAKVARRLCPRLGFSPADTELVAWLIEDHLTMSTVAQSRDLSDRKTIENFAAVVQSVEQMKLLTILTTADIRGVGPGVWNGWKAQLLRTLYYETEPVLTGGFSEVNRAQRIAMAQAEFRAEFTEWPEAELNAYIGRHYPAYWLKVELPRKIRQARFIRASEQAGHKLAINVGFDEVRGVTELTILATDHPWLLSIIAGACASAGANIVDAQIYTTTDGRAVDTISISREYDRDEDEGRRATRIGQMIEDVLEGKLRLPEAVARRAVRSKARPFIVEPEVTINNQWSDRYTVIEVSGLDRPGLLYQLTTAISKLNLNIASAHVATFGERARDVFYVTDLLGAQVTAPTRQAAIKSALLHLLSSEDAAAKPAA; encoded by the coding sequence ATGGACAGCGTCGTAGCCGAAGTCCGCCCTGCAGCGGATGATCGTTTCGAGACTGCGCGGATCACCGCGACGGTCAATGCACTCGCCGAAAAGCATGCCGGCCGGGAGGACCAGTTCCGCGCCGCGATGGCGCAGCTGCTCAAGGCCGAACTGCTCGCGGCGCGCGCCACGGCGCAGGCACTGCTCCTGAAGGACCGGCACGGCCGCCGCTGCGCCGAGCGGCTCTGCTTCGTGCAGGACGAGATCATCCGCATCCTCTATGAGGCGGCGACCAAACACCTCTATCCCTCGCCGATCCCCTCGGGCGCCGAGCGGATGGCCGTGGTCGCGACCGGCGGCTATGGCCGCGGGCTGATGGCGCCGGAATCCGACATCGATCTGTTGTTCATCCTGCCCTACAAGCAGACCGCCTGGGGCGAGCAGGTGGCGGAGGCGATCCTCTATTGCCTCTGGGACATGGGGCTGAAGGTCGGCCACGCCACGCGCTCGGTCGACGAATCGATTCGCCAGGCGCGCGGCGACATGACAATCCGCACCGCGATCCTGGAGACGCGGTTCCTGACCGGCGACCAGCCGCTCTATGGCGAACTGGTCGAGCGCTTCGACAAGGAGGTGGTGCAGGGCACCGCATCGGAATTCGTCACCGCCAAGCTCGCCGAGCGCGAGGAGCGGCATCGCCGCGCCGGCCAGTCGCGCTATCTGGTCGAGCCCAATGTGAAGGACGGCAAGGGCGGGCTGCGCGACCTGCACACGCTGTTCTGGATCGCCAAATACGTCTACCGCGTGCGCGAGACGGATGAGCTTCTGGAACGCGGCGTGTTCGACGCCCAGGAGTACCGCACCTTCCGCCGCTGCGCCGACTTCCTCTGGTCGGTGCGCTGCAACCTGCACTTCTTCGCCGGCCGCGCCGAAGAGCGGCTGTCGTTCGACATGCAGCGCGAGATCGCGGTTCGGCTCGGCTACACCTCGCATCCCGGCATGCAGGACGTCGAGCGCTTCATGAAGCACTACTTCCTGATCGCCAAGGATGTCGGCGACCTCACCGCGATCCTGTGCGCCAAGCTCGAGGAGGAGCACAACAAGCCCGCGCCGGTGCTGAGCCGCATGGTGGCGCGCTTCCGGCCCGGTGCCAAGCGCCGGCGGGTGACGGGCAGCGACGACTTCATCGTCGACAACAACCGCATCAACCTCGCCGCCCCCGACGTGTTCAAGCACGACCCGGTCAATCTCATCCGGATCTTCCGCCTCGCGCAGCAGAACGACCTCGCCTTCCATCCCGACGCGATGCGCACGGTGACCCGCTCGCTGAAGCTGGTCAATACCGAGCTCCGCGAGGACCCGGAAGCCAACCGCCTGTTCATGGAGATCCTGACCTCCGACAACGCAGAGATCGTGCTGCGGCGGATGAACGAGACCGGCGTGCTCGGGCAATTCATCCGCGCCTTCGGCAAGATCGTGTCGATGATGCAGTTCAACATGTACCACCACTATACGGTGGACGAGCACCTGATCCGTTGCATCGGCTTCCTGCAGGAGATCGAGCGCGGCGGCAACGAGGAGTTCACGGTCGCGAGCGACCTGTTCCGCAAGATCCGTCCCGAGCACCGCCCGGTGATCTATATCGCGACGCTGCTCCACGACATCGCCAAGGGGCGGCCCGAGGATCATTCGATCGCGGGCGCCAAGGTGGCGCGGCGGCTGTGCCCGCGGCTCGGCTTCTCCCCTGCCGACACCGAGCTGGTGGCCTGGCTGATCGAGGATCATCTGACGATGTCCACTGTCGCGCAATCGCGCGACCTGTCGGACCGCAAGACGATCGAGAACTTCGCCGCTGTGGTGCAGTCGGTGGAGCAGATGAAGCTGCTGACCATCCTGACCACCGCCGATATCAGGGGCGTCGGCCCGGGCGTGTGGAACGGCTGGAAGGCGCAGCTCCTGCGCACGCTGTATTACGAGACCGAGCCGGTGCTGACCGGCGGCTTCTCCGAAGTCAATCGCGCCCAGCGCATCGCAATGGCGCAGGCCGAATTCCGCGCCGAATTCACCGAATGGCCGGAAGCCGAGCTCAACGCCTATATCGGCCGGCACTATCCGGCCTACTGGCTCAAGGTCGAGCTGCCGCGCAAGATCCGCCAGGCGCGCTTCATCCGCGCGAGCGAACAGGCCGGTCACAAGCTCGCGATCAATGTCGGGTTCGACGAGGTCCGCGGCGTCACCGAGCTCACGATCCTCGCGACCGACCACCCCTGGCTATTGTCGATCATCGCGGGCGCCTGCGCCTCCGCCGGCGCCAACATCGTCGACGCCCAGATCTACACCACGACCGACGGCCGCGCCGTCGACACCATCTCGATCTCGCGCGAATACGACCGCGACGAGGATGAGGGCCGGCGCGCGACCCGGATCGGCCAGATGATCGAGGACGTCTTGGAGGGCAAGCTGCGGCTGCCTGAGGCGGTGGCGCGGCGCGCCGTGCGCAGCAAGGCGCGGCCGTTCATCGTCGAGCCCGAGGTCACCATCAACAACCAGTGGTCGGATCGCTACACCGTGATCGAGGTCTCCGGCCTCGACCGGCCCGGCCTGCTCTATCAGCTCACCACGGCGATCTCGAAGCTCAACCTCAACATCGCCTCCGCGCATGTCGCGACCTTCGGCGAGCGCGCCCGCGACGTGTTCTATGTGACCGACCTGCTCGGCGCCCAGGTCACCGCGCCGACCCGGCAGGCCGCGATCAAGAGCGCGCTCCTGCACCTGTTGTCGAGCGAGGACGCCGCGGCGAAACCGGCTGCCTGA
- a CDS encoding OsmC family protein has protein sequence MDSAELRAMQAPIKERYKADPTAAVITLKAKGSIDNESISCKVETGRALAVAGLHPATGGSGLELCSGDMLLEALVACAGVTLKSVATAVEVPLKVGTVFAEGDLDFRGTLGVDKEAPVGFREIRLRFDVGTDAPQDKLDLLLKLTERYCVVYQTIKNGPKVIVSMQRV, from the coding sequence ATGGACTCCGCCGAACTCCGCGCAATGCAGGCCCCGATCAAGGAACGCTACAAGGCCGACCCGACGGCCGCCGTGATCACGCTGAAGGCCAAGGGCTCAATCGATAACGAGAGTATTTCCTGCAAGGTCGAAACCGGCCGCGCGCTCGCGGTCGCCGGCCTCCACCCCGCAACCGGCGGCTCCGGGCTCGAGCTCTGCTCCGGCGACATGCTGCTGGAGGCGCTGGTCGCCTGCGCCGGCGTCACGCTGAAGTCGGTCGCGACCGCCGTCGAGGTGCCGCTGAAAGTCGGCACCGTCTTCGCCGAGGGCGATCTCGATTTTCGCGGCACGCTCGGCGTCGACAAGGAGGCGCCGGTCGGCTTCCGCGAGATCCGGCTCCGCTTCGATGTCGGCACCGACGCGCCGCAGGACAAGCTCGACCTGCTGCTGAAGCTCACCGAACGCTATTGCGTGGTCTACCAGAC